One Carassius auratus strain Wakin chromosome 39, ASM336829v1, whole genome shotgun sequence genomic window, ttggcatTTACTTTTATCTCCTTCCATATGAATGCATGTAAACTGTTATGTAAATATGAAGTAGTGAAgtcattttgatcattttgtattctcaagaaaaagaaaaaaaaagagaaaaatcaagATGGGAAATTTAAGCAAAGTTTAATGGCAATTTAAAGGAAATAATTTGCTGCATTTACAACTCGATATGGACTGAATATTTTAGACTGGAATAGGAAATTTATGTCACAGCATTTTAGATAAACGTAATTTGCCAAAGgtacatatatacagtaccattcaaaggtttatgTTCAGTGtgattctttttaaataaattgataattttatttataacacgTTAAacaggcatttataatgttacagatttcaaataaactctattcatcaaagaatcctgaaatatttatcacagtttctacagaaATATTATATCCTTAGTGAGCGTgagaaacttttaaaaacataaggACAAAAATCCTAGTGGCCCCAAATCTTGCCCATCAAAATGACCCCACTTTTCTTTCCTCCAGTCGGACAGGACATATGACCTGAAAATTGGGCAGCCCACTGTGTCTTACTTCTTGAAACAAGCCGCCGGCATTGAAAAAGGAGCCGGAAAGACTGGTAAGCGAGACCTATTAAAGCCAGGGCAGCTGTGGTCAtacatccatccttccatctctCAGCAGTCTGTTTGTATAACTCACCACCGCCTATGTTTCAGTAATGGACAGACTTCCCCCTGCAGGGTGTTTTGGTTCAGAATGAATTTTTTGACTGATGATATATTGATGATGAGCTGCACTGGTGGAGAGCTGTGCAATTACTAAGGGGGAGCGCTGCGGTGAAGGTGGCATGTTAAAAAAAGAGAAGTATGGATTTGCTTCATTTTTGTACTTTCACTCCACCTCAATTATTCTTTCTTATGCTCCCACTCTTTCCCCTTCCCCTCTCCTTCCATTACTTCTCCCCTTCACTCCATCTCCACTTCCATTTTTCTCAGTCATGATCAACCAAACCTCCTGCTGGTTTCTCTTTCTGTGCCACTGTGTTTCATCACCCCTCTCTTTCCCCTCCTGCCTTGTTCCTCCACTCAGGGCATGAGATCGCAGGTATGGTGACGGTGAGGGCCGTTTATGAGATCGCACGGGTCAAATCACAGGATGACAGCTTTAAGCTACGAGACACCTCAATGCAGAATGTTGTCAAGAGCATCATCGGTTCAGCCAGATCCCTCGGCATCAAAGTTATCAATGAGTGAGAGTCCTTCAAACATCATTCTACTCCATTCCTCACAACGTACAATATCAGTCATATGTTACACAAactcatttatataatttgtacagaataaaaatattaataataattatataatagccAATAtagctctctctatatatataatataatataatataatataatataatataatataatataatataatatatacacacacacaaaaactagcaaaagtgatcagtattatatatatatatatatatatatatatatatatatatatatatatatatatatatatatatatatatataatatactgatatgcattatatataatgcatatcagtatattagaatgatttctgaaggttcatgtgacactgaagactggaataatgatgctgaaaattcagctttgaatcacaggactaaattacatttattaaacatgtaaaatatattacactagagaactttttttattgtaataattttactgtatttcagatcaaataaatgcaaccttagtgAAAAATAGTGCAGCATtcttaagacttttttttcagaaacattaaaattctTACCAATTTCAGAATTTTTAATGGTAACTAGTATATctcttaaaaaaaatccaaatttttttatttatttttttttttatgaaaaaaaaaatgcatgcgtgggcatgatttatatatatatatatatatatatatatatatatatatatatatatatatatatatatatatatatatatatatatatatatatatatatatatatatatatatatatatatttttttttttttttttttttttttttttactattttcaagCATTTAcactttcttttgtgttttctgcATGTCTGGTCTCTACTGTGAGTGTTAAAACATCTATCTTTTCCTTGTATAAATATTGCAGGCATCCCAGCACCTAAAGACCTCAATAAGAGATGTGAATAAATAATGGCTGAATAAATCACATGCTCACCAATGACTTCCTTTCTTGTGCTCATTTGGAATTTTATGCCATTTCTCACTGTTGAGAATTGAGCTTGATCTGCAGccttttaaaaatgaatcatgaAAATTCATGTTTTGTATAATTAAtgttgtaaaaaattaaaaattgtaaaaaaaattgtaagggATGCTGTTAGTATATTTATTGAGACTATTCATTAAAGGAGTGTTTGCTTGAGAGCTACCAGAGCCTTTTCTATCCTCTGTCTCTGCGACATCAAATGTCATTGAGCCACTGAAATTTGGCAACATTTAGACAGGCAAAAAAAGCAGTCTTGTCTTTTCTTAAACTGAACCTCTTTAATAAATGAACCATGTCACTGAGGCATAAATGCCCAGACCCATCATTTGTGCATGAGGGAAGAGCAATGCTCGCCTTGCATTTCAATCGATCTCtagaaatatttgaaattctAATGTAATGTAGATGTATCTGTTGACATGCTCTAATCTCGGTCTTCTCTGTCACTCTCACGATGCCCCCCCTCTCCTCTCCCGTCATCCCTCTGTCAGCCTGACACCAGAAGAGTACGGGGAGTTTCTCCGAGAGCGTGAGGAGAGACTGAAGGCAGAAGCCGAGGCAGCAGCCGCTGAGGCAGCAGCAGCAGTTAAGAAGAAATGAAGAGCTGCTGTGTGCTTGAGTTATTTATCAATGCAAAACCCCCATTCATGTGGATTCTTACTATTCCGGACGTGTTTTTCTAATAAAATGCTGCTCAATGCATCCAAATGTATTAAGGTGTATGTTTTCCTCTGTATCTCTCTTTGTTGTCTCCTGACTTTTTTTCTACCTCCCctactttctcttttcttttctctgcctCCTACAACCATTTTTAGGCCtctaagcttttttttattttattttttttatagctgcTATGTCTTTGACATCTGTGCTGAAGTAGATTGCCCTTTGGCAACACATTGACACAGGTTGATATGCATTGACATTTTTAATGCTCATTTAAATGGATTGGATGCACCCAAACAGTTCTTGAACGTTttcttgtattaaaaaaaatttataggtTGAACACTGTGATCTCTATTATCGACCAGTGATGTATTAAAAGTTAAACATATAATTCCATCTTTACCTGCCTACATAAACTatactcatagatagatagatagatagatagatagatagata contains:
- the LOC113057930 gene encoding 39S ribosomal protein L11, mitochondrial-like, whose protein sequence is MSKISKAAKAVKKLDTGGVIRAIVRSGQAAPGPPLGPILGQKGIPIGAFCKDFNEKTKELKEGIPLPIKINVKSDRTYDLKIGQPTVSYFLKQAAGIEKGAGKTGHEIAGMVTVRAVYEIARVKSQDDSFKLRDTSMQNVVKSIIGSARSLGIKVINDLTPEEYGEFLREREERLKAEAEAAAAEAAAAVKKK